Proteins encoded by one window of Marinobacter bohaiensis:
- a CDS encoding DUF6165 family protein, producing MADVIKVPVSFGEVLDKITILEIKSERIQDEDKVRNVRLELNELSETWNEAVDDVSKVADLRQQLKAVNEQLWEIEDDIRDQEAAQDFGPRFIELARAVYVTNDKRAAIKKEVNLALGSRFVEEKSYQDYTART from the coding sequence ATGGCCGACGTTATCAAAGTACCTGTCTCCTTCGGCGAGGTACTCGACAAGATCACCATCCTCGAGATCAAATCCGAGCGCATTCAAGACGAAGACAAGGTGCGCAACGTGCGTCTGGAGCTCAACGAGCTCAGCGAGACCTGGAATGAGGCGGTGGACGATGTGTCCAAGGTCGCCGACCTGCGCCAGCAGCTCAAGGCCGTCAACGAACAGCTGTGGGAAATCGAGGACGACATCCGCGACCAGGAAGCGGCCCAGGATTTCGGTCCGCGTTTCATCGAGCTGGCCCGCGCCGTCTATGTCACCAACGACAAGCGTGCCGCGATCAAGAAAGAGGTCAATCTGGCCCTGGGGTCGCGCTTCGTCGAAGAGAAGTCCTATCAGGACTACACCGCCAGGACGTAA
- a CDS encoding branched-chain amino acid transaminase, with translation MSMADRDGLIWLDGEMVPWRESKVHVLTHTLHYGLGCFEGVRAYSTDQGPAIFRLQEHTDRLFRSAHILNMKLPFTKEQVNEAQRQAVRENGLDEAYIRPMVFLGSEGMGLRADNLKVHLMVAAWSWPSYMAPEARELGIKVRTSSYTRHHVNITMCKAKANGNYINSMLALNEAVASGCEEALLLDNEGYVAEGSGENIFILRDGVLHTPELTSCLEGITRQTILDFCQELDVPVRERRITRDEVYIADEAFFTGTAAEVLPIRELDGRTIGAGKRGPLTEKLQSMYFDAVKGKRPENASWLTAVKD, from the coding sequence ATGTCGATGGCGGATCGTGACGGCCTGATCTGGCTGGATGGTGAAATGGTACCCTGGCGCGAGTCCAAGGTGCATGTGCTGACCCACACCCTGCACTATGGCCTGGGCTGTTTCGAAGGCGTGCGAGCCTACAGCACCGACCAGGGACCGGCGATTTTCCGTTTGCAGGAGCATACCGACCGTCTGTTTCGCTCCGCTCACATCCTCAACATGAAGCTGCCGTTCACCAAAGAACAGGTGAATGAGGCCCAGCGTCAGGCAGTGCGGGAAAACGGCCTGGACGAAGCCTACATCCGTCCCATGGTGTTTCTGGGGTCCGAGGGCATGGGACTGCGCGCTGACAACCTCAAGGTGCACCTGATGGTCGCCGCCTGGAGTTGGCCGTCCTATATGGCGCCGGAAGCCCGCGAGCTGGGTATCAAGGTGCGCACCTCGTCCTACACCCGTCACCATGTGAACATCACCATGTGCAAGGCGAAGGCCAACGGCAACTACATCAACTCCATGCTGGCGTTGAATGAAGCTGTGGCCAGTGGCTGTGAGGAAGCGCTGCTGCTCGACAACGAGGGCTATGTGGCGGAAGGCTCCGGTGAGAACATTTTCATCCTGCGCGACGGCGTGCTGCACACACCGGAACTGACCTCCTGCCTGGAAGGGATCACTCGTCAGACGATCCTCGATTTCTGTCAGGAACTCGACGTACCGGTGCGTGAGCGCCGTATCACCCGGGACGAGGTTTACATCGCCGACGAGGCCTTCTTCACCGGTACTGCCGCCGAAGTCCTGCCCATCCGCGAGCTGGATGGCCGTACCATCGGTGCCGGCAAGCGTGGCCCGCTGACCGAGAAACTGCAGTCGATGTATTTCGATGCGGTCAAGGGCAAGCGCCCGGAAAACGCCAGCTGGCTGACCGCAGTCAAGGACTGA